One window from the genome of Schistocerca piceifrons isolate TAMUIC-IGC-003096 chromosome 1, iqSchPice1.1, whole genome shotgun sequence encodes:
- the LOC124711539 gene encoding PC4 and SFRS1-interacting protein-like — protein sequence MAGPFKKGDKVFAKVRGYPPWPAHVQCLAEATNNKLKYHVIFYGTYETAVCKAEDMFPYVENKERFGRPLKRKGFNEALAQIENGVNDKLFETKCNEDSESDWESDFNQTSPESQRASKSSEQTEGNSVNQRSAKILKSADKLNSKKSLNESTSPSSQGEAQRVSRSGRKIKPKKFADDEITGTGINTDNSEHSVRAIGGSYDQNKSNVLPNNYTLSNTVSEDNAAGSEDDQVDFCRTGRSHQFPVSHKRKSSLQTGTAEGDNTIFKPHVELSEPPVQNALPSIGTTRLTKIKQLQTVSQLLCLDALIKASTCCSKAKLENCVKYLTELANLPVDCNTLKRCPQIVVTVRKLTKYLGNTTNLETPVSEGGKATEKIFLIQCKSQQIYNKYKAMFTNFEKDVSSSTYLNNVDYSHRHSFSSETGSSSASEVFPAVISQPGPSNTVIRKLSTRGRKIGKPVAQPRLSRIVGRPAKFIRRSVHHSRTTNADNRRREDVENWPPSRDST from the coding sequence ATGGCTGGTccttttaagaaaggtgacaaagtTTTTGCAAAGGTTCGTGGGTATCCACCTTGGCCTGCCCATGTCCAGTGTTTAGCAGAAGCAACAAATAATAAGTTAAAATATCATGTAATATTTTATGGGACCTATGAGACAGCGGTCTGCAAGGCTGAAGACATGTTTCCATATGTTGAAAATAAAGAACGATTTGGAAGACCATTGAAGAGGAAGGGTTTTAATGAGGCATTAGCGCAGATAGAGAATGGAGTTAATGATAAGCTCTTTGAAacaaaatgtaatgaagacagcgAGTCAGACTGGGAGTCGGATTTCAACCAAACCTCTCCTGAATCACAAAGGGCATCCAAAAGTTCTGAACAAACTGAAGGAAATTCTGTTAACCAGCGAAGCGCAAAGATTTTGAAGTCTGCTGATAAATTAAATAGTAAAAAATCTCTAAATGAATCTACATCACCTTCGTCTCAGGGTGAAGCACAAAGAGTGAGTCGCTCTGGACGAAAAATAAAGCCCAAAAAGTTTGCTGATGATGAAATAACGGGGACAGGTATTAATACAGACAACAGTGAACACAGTGTTCGAGCCATAGGTGGTTCCTATGATCAAAACAAGAGTAATGTGTTACCAAATAATTATACATTATCTAATACTGTTAGTGAAGACAATGCTGCAGGCAGTGAAGATGATCAGGTGGATTTTTGCAGAACAGGCAGATCTCACCAATTTCCAGTGTCTCATAAGAGGAAGTCCTCTTTGCAGACTGGAACTGCAGAAGGAGATAACACAATATTTAAGCCACATGTTGAACTTTCTGAACCACCTGTACAGAATGCTTTGCCATCAATTGGAACTACTCGACTGACTAAAATAAAACAATTGCAAACTGTGAGTCAACTGTTATGCTTAGATGCTCTCATAAAAGCATCTACTTGTTGTTCAAAAGCCAAGCTTGAAaactgtgttaaatatttaactGAACTGGCAAACTTGCCAGTGGACTGCAACACATTGAAAAGGTGTCCCCAGATTGTAGTTACAGTAAGGAAGCTGACTAAATACTTAGGAAACACTACCAACTTAGAGACACCTGTTTCTGAGGGGGGAAaagcaacagaaaaaatatttcttattcAGTGTAAATCTCAGCAAATATATAACAAGTACAAAGCAATGTTTACTAATTTTGAAAAAGATGTATCTTCTTCAACATACTTAAATAATGTAGATTATTCTCATAGACATAGTTTTTCCAGTGAAACTGGCAGTTCATCTGCAAGTGAAGTATTTCCTGCTGTGATATCACAACCTGGTCCTAGTAACACTGTAATAAGAAAGCTTTCTACGAGAGGAAGAAAAATTGGCAAACCTGTTGCACAGCCTAGGCTATCCAGAATAGTAGGTAGGCCAGCAAAATTTATTAGAAGGTCAGTACATCACTCCAGAACTACCAATGCTGACAACAGACGTAGAGAGGATGTAGAAAATTGGCCGCCCAGCAGAGATTCAACTTGA